The following are encoded in a window of Myxosarcina sp. GI1 genomic DNA:
- a CDS encoding DUF433 domain-containing protein, with protein sequence MFPSTTTTLEDYFDFCSADDIRLKGHRIGIDTVLNYYLEGYTSEKIHAELPSLSLEEIYATITYYLHHRTQVDVYLQRLAQQRETQYLQWNANSSSLVKRLRTEKSRRLLSKTDES encoded by the coding sequence ATGTTTCCCTCTACCACCACAACCCTAGAAGATTATTTTGATTTTTGCTCTGCTGATGACATCCGCCTCAAAGGTCATCGAATTGGTATCGATACCGTACTTAACTATTATCTGGAAGGATACACTTCAGAGAAAATTCATGCCGAACTTCCTAGTTTGAGTTTAGAGGAGATCTACGCTACCATTACCTACTATTTACATCATCGTACCCAGGTTGATGTTTATTTACAGCGTTTAGCACAGCAGCGAGAAACGCAATATTTGCAATGGAATGCTAATTCTTCATCTTTAGTAAAACGTTTGAGAACCGAAAAATCTCGACGTTTACTTAGCAAAACTGACGAATCGTGA
- a CDS encoding helix-turn-helix domain-containing protein, whose translation MTKQCQLDVKKILYRVVNAVENGMSKAEAARVFGVSRTEVHH comes from the coding sequence ATGACAAAGCAGTGTCAACTTGATGTCAAAAAAATTCTTTACCGAGTAGTTAACGCAGTAGAAAATGGCATGAGCAAGGCAGAAGCAGCAAGAGTCTTCGGAGTCTCTCGCACGGAAGTACATCACTAG
- a CDS encoding GTP-binding protein, whose protein sequence is MQEVVLQTQAKTDERIPVTVVTGFLGSGKTTLINHILQEQRGRKVAVIVNEFGEIGIDGQLVVEEDNEQLVEFNNGCLCCTVRDDLAKTLDKLKERGNLDAILIETTGLADPAPVASTFFVSEEIRPNYRLDAFVTVADAYNLERNLTGTHEAEEQVAFADIILLNKTDLVDAEELANIEQKIRSLNPLAKIYPTQNSAIDLDLILDVKAFELASKLEVDPAFLEDLDHEHDATVGSFALTTEQPIDINRFMLWMNGVAQEKGEDLYRTKGLFYARGFPERVLFQSVRMLTSMRRDRKWKPEELKHSEFVVIGRNLDRQEFEQGFSQCVIAK, encoded by the coding sequence TTGCAGGAGGTAGTATTGCAAACACAAGCCAAAACCGACGAGCGTATTCCCGTTACTGTAGTTACTGGATTTTTGGGTTCGGGTAAGACAACTTTAATCAATCATATTTTGCAGGAACAGCGGGGACGCAAAGTAGCCGTTATCGTAAATGAGTTCGGCGAAATTGGTATCGACGGACAGTTAGTAGTAGAAGAAGATAACGAGCAGTTAGTAGAATTTAACAACGGCTGTCTCTGCTGTACGGTAAGAGACGATCTGGCAAAAACTTTAGATAAACTTAAAGAGCGAGGCAATCTAGATGCGATTTTAATCGAAACAACAGGACTAGCCGATCCCGCACCCGTTGCCTCAACCTTTTTTGTCTCCGAAGAAATTCGACCCAACTATCGCTTAGATGCCTTTGTTACGGTTGCCGATGCCTATAACTTGGAACGTAACCTCACTGGCACTCACGAAGCAGAAGAACAGGTGGCTTTTGCCGATATTATTTTGCTCAATAAAACCGATTTAGTAGACGCTGAAGAGTTAGCTAATATCGAACAGAAAATAAGAAGTCTCAATCCCCTGGCGAAAATCTATCCTACTCAAAATAGCGCGATCGATCTAGATTTAATTCTCGACGTTAAGGCATTTGAGTTAGCCAGCAAACTAGAAGTCGATCCTGCTTTCTTGGAAGATTTGGATCACGAACACGATGCAACAGTAGGTTCGTTCGCCCTAACTACAGAACAGCCTATCGATATCAACCGATTTATGCTGTGGATGAATGGTGTCGCTCAAGAGAAAGGAGAAGATCTCTACCGCACTAAAGGTTTGTTTTATGCGCGGGGTTTTCCCGAACGGGTTCTGTTTCAAAGCGTGAGAATGCTTACATCTATGCGACGGGACAGGAAATGGAAACCAGAAGAATTAAAACACAGCGAATTTGTAGTTATCGGTCGTAATCTCGATCGTCAGGAATTCGAGCAAGGATTTTCTCAATGTGTAATTGCTAAATAA
- a CDS encoding VWA domain-containing protein — translation MILWLSSCVGQQKQSNNSNLKGFEVKFLIGSDLAQFCQQAAAKLNQTQPKTNDGQKFYLTCEAKGSGDVVENVLTLAKQLQTGDITAENSGFPTLLSVDGEIYQSQLVYQMNKLFPGQDYIPKITDSPLIAYSPMVFMTTAELARGLETSNNLYTTLANTENHQQLDSNAPPIPVSYVHTAPTRSNSGLQTLVAQFASVANKQPEQLTITDVEQHQQQVKQIQSKITRYGKSTGNLARSMVENGVFWASVGSVYESLVISANTQSPDTGTKYKAIYPQATFSSNMRAMLPDAPWNSSTEKEAATKIIEFMRQPEIQQIATDLGLRPGVPGVALGNKFTSQYGVVPQPNYESYRPPEPEVVEAMLNSWQTYAKKSSLVAVVIDTSGSMRGTKLTAMKNTLLNYIQNLGTKEKIALISFNSQINPPVIIEGTKEGKNRGIQFISNLQADGGTRLYDSSLYARNWLLKNLRPDAINAVSILTDGQDSGSQINLEQLSQQLKASNFESGENIAFFTVGYGNEEQFNREALQKIAELNAGYYRQGDPRTISNLMADLQVEF, via the coding sequence ATGATATTATGGCTATCTTCCTGTGTTGGTCAACAAAAGCAAAGTAATAATTCAAACTTAAAAGGATTTGAAGTTAAGTTTTTAATTGGTAGCGATCTGGCTCAATTTTGCCAGCAAGCCGCAGCTAAATTAAATCAAACCCAACCTAAAACTAATGACGGACAAAAATTTTATCTTACGTGCGAAGCTAAAGGTAGCGGCGATGTAGTTGAAAATGTACTCACCTTAGCTAAGCAGTTACAAACGGGGGATATAACCGCAGAAAACTCTGGATTTCCAACTCTGCTTTCTGTAGACGGAGAAATTTATCAAAGTCAGTTAGTTTATCAAATGAATAAACTTTTTCCAGGACAAGATTATATTCCCAAAATCACCGACTCACCTTTAATTGCCTACAGTCCAATGGTGTTTATGACCACAGCGGAGCTAGCTAGAGGATTAGAAACCAGTAACAATCTCTATACGACTCTAGCCAATACAGAAAATCATCAACAACTAGATAGCAATGCTCCTCCCATACCTGTTAGCTATGTTCATACCGCACCCACTCGCTCTAATTCTGGCTTACAAACTTTAGTCGCACAATTTGCCTCAGTTGCTAACAAACAACCAGAACAACTAACTATAACTGATGTAGAACAACATCAACAACAAGTAAAACAGATTCAAAGCAAAATTACTCGCTACGGGAAATCGACGGGAAATTTGGCACGCTCGATGGTAGAAAACGGTGTATTTTGGGCTTCTGTTGGTTCGGTTTACGAATCTTTAGTTATTTCTGCTAATACTCAGTCTCCCGACACTGGAACTAAATATAAAGCTATATATCCGCAAGCAACTTTTAGTTCCAATATGCGAGCAATGTTACCCGATGCTCCCTGGAACAGTTCCACAGAAAAAGAAGCAGCAACAAAAATAATAGAGTTTATGCGTCAGCCAGAAATCCAACAAATTGCAACCGATTTAGGCTTGCGCCCTGGGGTACCTGGAGTCGCTTTGGGTAATAAGTTTACTTCTCAATACGGTGTTGTTCCCCAACCAAACTACGAGTCTTATCGTCCGCCAGAACCAGAAGTTGTAGAAGCCATGCTTAATAGTTGGCAGACTTATGCCAAAAAATCTTCTTTGGTAGCAGTCGTTATCGATACATCTGGTTCGATGCGAGGAACAAAATTGACGGCGATGAAAAACACCTTACTCAACTACATTCAAAACTTAGGTACCAAAGAAAAAATTGCCTTAATTAGCTTTAATTCCCAAATTAATCCACCAGTAATAATTGAAGGCACTAAAGAAGGAAAAAATCGAGGAATACAATTTATCAGTAATTTACAAGCCGATGGAGGAACGAGATTGTATGATAGCAGCCTTTATGCGCGTAACTGGCTACTTAAAAATTTGCGTCCCGATGCAATTAATGCCGTGTCGATCTTAACTGACGGGCAAGATTCTGGTTCTCAAATTAATCTCGAACAGCTTTCGCAACAGCTAAAAGCGAGTAATTTTGAATCGGGAGAAAATATTGCCTTTTTTACGGTTGGTTATGGTAATGAAGAACAATTCAATCGGGAAGCCTTACAAAAAATTGCCGAACTAAATGCAGGATATTACCGTCAGGGCGATCCTCGAACTATTTCTAATTTGATGGCAGATTTACAGGTGGAGTTTTAA
- a CDS encoding cytochrome P450, with protein MTTVTSPDKTKLPPKVKDPAIAIMIRALLDQFGTLERYQQKYGEIFYAPQSSLFPANVIFSNPKAIERVFTADPSLFEVSQQSNAPIRVLLGDRSLVLLDGVEHKRHRKLLMPPFHGERMQSYGQTMVDITKEVIARWQVGQTICIRDYTQEISLQIILRTIFGLDEGQRYDRLKEVLVDWLAIFNSPLNSFFLFFPALQKNLGSLTPWGKFLRQKRQIREILQAECDRRRQNPNTLGEDILSLLLEARYEDGQPMSDEEIQDELMTMLFAGHETTASSLAWSFYWLHRLPEVGQKCQTELDSLAEAEFTHIIKLPYLDAVVSETLRLNPVVVFVGRQLKAPFELMGYQFEPGTLLLPSIYLTHQREDIYPEPQKFKPERFLARQFSPYEFLPFGGGNRRCLGYAFALFEMKLVLATILSQVKLDLLDNRPLQPARRGFTFTPAGGVKMRVKAIKH; from the coding sequence ATGACTACCGTAACTTCACCCGACAAAACAAAACTACCGCCAAAGGTGAAAGACCCTGCGATCGCCATAATGATTCGCGCTTTATTAGATCAGTTTGGCACGCTAGAAAGATACCAACAAAAATATGGAGAAATTTTTTACGCACCTCAATCTTCCCTATTTCCTGCTAATGTAATTTTCAGCAACCCCAAAGCAATAGAACGAGTTTTTACTGCCGATCCGAGTTTGTTTGAAGTAAGTCAGCAATCCAATGCACCTATTAGAGTTTTGTTAGGCGATCGCTCTTTAGTCTTACTCGATGGAGTCGAACACAAAAGACACCGTAAGTTACTAATGCCTCCTTTTCATGGAGAAAGGATGCAAAGTTATGGTCAAACTATGGTTGACATAACTAAAGAGGTTATTGCTCGATGGCAAGTTGGTCAGACTATCTGCATTCGCGATTACACTCAAGAAATCTCACTGCAAATTATTCTTAGGACAATTTTTGGCTTAGATGAAGGGCAAAGATACGATCGCCTAAAAGAAGTTTTAGTTGATTGGTTAGCAATATTTAACTCGCCATTAAATTCATTTTTTCTATTTTTCCCTGCGTTGCAAAAAAACTTAGGTTCTTTAACCCCTTGGGGTAAGTTCTTACGACAAAAACGCCAGATTCGAGAGATTTTACAAGCAGAATGCGATCGTCGTCGCCAAAATCCCAATACTTTGGGTGAAGATATTCTCAGTTTGCTTTTAGAAGCAAGATACGAAGATGGTCAACCGATGAGTGATGAAGAAATACAAGATGAATTAATGACCATGTTGTTTGCAGGACATGAAACCACAGCAAGCTCTTTGGCATGGTCTTTTTATTGGCTACATCGACTTCCCGAAGTCGGTCAAAAATGTCAAACAGAATTAGATTCACTTGCTGAAGCCGAATTTACTCATATTATTAAGCTTCCCTATCTCGATGCAGTAGTATCGGAAACCTTAAGATTAAATCCCGTGGTGGTTTTTGTCGGTCGTCAACTGAAAGCACCTTTTGAACTTATGGGATACCAGTTTGAACCTGGAACCCTACTCCTTCCTTCTATATATCTAACCCATCAACGGGAAGATATTTATCCCGAACCTCAAAAATTTAAGCCAGAAAGATTTTTAGCCAGACAATTTTCTCCCTACGAATTTTTACCCTTTGGTGGTGGAAATCGTCGCTGTTTGGGCTATGCTTTTGCTTTGTTTGAAATGAAATTGGTTTTAGCAACTATTTTGTCTCAAGTGAAATTAGATCTATTAGATAATCGTCCTTTACAGCCAGCCCGTCGTGGCTTTACTTTTACTCCTGCTGGTGGGGTAAAAATGAGAGTCAAAGCTATAAAGCATTAG
- a CDS encoding DUF5615 family PIN-like protein, which produces MKVRFLLDENLSPRLKLAIFRFNPQIDILRVGDSSTPSFGTSDPDILVYLEQSQRILLTDNRASMPQHLEAHWNCNRSIWGLFWLRPQANIREIAEDLNLIWETTEAEEWKNQLAWIPL; this is translated from the coding sequence GTGAAAGTTCGTTTCTTACTAGACGAGAATTTATCACCTCGGCTAAAGTTAGCAATCTTTCGGTTTAACCCCCAGATAGATATCTTGCGTGTCGGAGATTCAAGCACACCATCTTTTGGAACTTCAGATCCTGATATCTTGGTTTACTTAGAGCAGTCACAACGCATTCTATTGACCGATAATCGCGCTAGTATGCCCCAGCATCTTGAAGCACATTGGAACTGCAATCGCTCTATTTGGGGCTTATTTTGGTTACGTCCTCAAGCTAATATTAGAGAGATAGCAGAAGATCTCAACCTAATTTGGGAAACTACTGAAGCAGAAGAATGGAAAAACCAACTAGCTTGGATTCCTTTGTAA
- a CDS encoding Tn3 family transposase, which yields MKRQLNKGEALHILRSHLFYVNQGEIKTQQDDQLLNQVGCLNLVTNAIIVWNTVYIDKVVQQLRLEGYPDDDEDLKSIWPTRYTHINVYGQYHFDRKRLRKKHPLRALRNPSS from the coding sequence ATTAAGCGACAATTAAACAAGGGTGAGGCTTTACATATTCTGCGTTCTCATCTTTTTTATGTCAACCAAGGAGAAATTAAAACTCAGCAAGATGACCAGTTGCTAAATCAAGTCGGATGTCTGAATTTAGTAACCAATGCCATTATTGTCTGGAATACGGTCTATATCGATAAAGTTGTCCAGCAACTTCGGCTTGAAGGTTATCCTGACGATGATGAAGATTTAAAGTCTATTTGGCCAACTCGTTACACACATATCAATGTTTATGGGCAGTATCATTTCGATCGAAAACGATTGAGGAAAAAACATCCCTTGAGAGCGTTACGCAATCCTAGTTCTTGA
- a CDS encoding HupE/UreJ family protein, whose amino-acid sequence MSQIIKVTKIKNLQFQSFPRIKTLVILFGAFFLLNATPADAHHAMGGMTPQNFWQGFLSGIAHPIIGIDHFAFIIAVGLLAALTKQGLFIPVGFILASLAGTVIHLFGLNLPAPELFISASVLIFGAAIALKNRPSLIWTVSLAAIAGVFHGYAYGESIIGAEMTPLVAYMAGFAIIQLAIASLAFYITKSLVRSKTELPLRFAGLAILGTGIAFFSSAVLR is encoded by the coding sequence ATGTCTCAAATCATTAAAGTTACCAAAATTAAAAACTTACAGTTTCAATCCTTTCCGAGAATTAAAACTCTAGTTATTCTCTTTGGAGCGTTCTTTTTACTAAATGCTACTCCAGCCGATGCCCATCATGCAATGGGTGGAATGACTCCCCAAAATTTCTGGCAGGGGTTTCTTTCAGGAATTGCCCATCCTATTATCGGTATCGATCATTTCGCTTTTATTATCGCTGTCGGACTGCTAGCGGCATTAACTAAGCAGGGTTTATTTATTCCTGTAGGATTTATCCTGGCATCTCTAGCTGGTACGGTAATTCATCTATTCGGACTCAATTTACCAGCACCCGAATTATTTATCTCGGCATCGGTGTTAATTTTTGGTGCGGCGATCGCTCTAAAAAATCGCCCCAGTTTAATCTGGACAGTAAGTCTAGCCGCGATCGCAGGAGTATTTCACGGTTACGCCTATGGCGAATCGATTATCGGTGCGGAAATGACTCCTTTGGTTGCTTATATGGCTGGCTTTGCTATCATTCAACTGGCGATCGCTTCCTTAGCTTTCTATATCACTAAATCTTTGGTTCGCTCCAAAACCGAGCTACCTTTACGTTTTGCTGGCTTGGCAATTTTAGGTACGGGTATAGCGTTTTTTAGTTCTGCTGTTTTGAGATAG
- a CDS encoding alpha/beta hydrolase — protein MNLAKSKNINGASKLKRKKIYRVYFLAWLVCGFLITWILLAVSADRIAFSYGFFGEFYISIADLEIFAREGKISPSFAYYADRVSKEDLAELRDVLNRHFNVSQVTANIFLNLPIGKQLVREVSSIIDSPAKVSQPALRGAIVLAAARPKGLTILNVLRLYSTKTLKLDTDKIITAVEEATKILADTERVFTALERQARISVETSNSPNINNLADLTKSGSKQWRREFLALDPNINGVVYLPVAVNKPAPLVVIAPGLNTDWQNFTYIAEHLASYGSGVAAVNFLGTNARRVNAVLNGLDTPPSGNQWVEQPKVITRLLDEIEYKSERDPIWQGKLNLQKVGVIGQSLGGYTALASAGAKVDWHHLQQECQAIKNPDRIELNPSLFWQCQSITAAPPDTNLKDNRIVAAIAVNPVTNPVFSLQGMSQLKSPLIIITGDKDLFAPALDEQIEPFTWLPEKDKYLALVKNSTHFSFIGEEDFSDLSPSQIIGSKLAIARNYLKVLSVAYFQTYLSEREEFAPYLTGGYLRSISKSALPISLLRSLDATKLKQLVEDWHCRHLTKC, from the coding sequence ATGAATTTAGCCAAAAGTAAGAACATTAATGGAGCTAGTAAACTAAAGCGTAAAAAAATTTATCGAGTTTACTTTTTAGCCTGGCTTGTTTGTGGTTTTTTAATTACCTGGATTTTACTTGCGGTAAGTGCCGATCGCATCGCCTTTTCCTATGGCTTCTTTGGCGAGTTTTATATCTCGATCGCCGACCTAGAAATCTTTGCCAGAGAAGGTAAAATTTCACCTAGCTTTGCTTATTATGCCGACCGCGTCAGTAAAGAAGATTTAGCAGAATTGAGAGATGTACTCAATCGACACTTTAATGTTAGCCAAGTTACAGCAAATATTTTTCTCAATTTACCAATTGGCAAACAATTAGTCCGAGAAGTTAGCTCGATTATCGATTCTCCTGCAAAAGTAAGTCAGCCTGCTCTGCGTGGTGCAATAGTCTTAGCTGCTGCACGACCTAAAGGACTGACAATTTTGAATGTTCTTCGTCTTTACAGTACCAAAACTCTCAAGCTCGACACTGACAAAATTATTACAGCAGTTGAAGAAGCTACCAAAATTTTGGCTGATACAGAACGAGTTTTTACAGCATTAGAACGCCAAGCAAGAATTAGTGTTGAAACTTCTAATTCACCGAATATTAATAACTTAGCCGATCTTACTAAATCGGGTTCAAAACAATGGCGTAGGGAATTTTTAGCACTCGACCCTAATATTAATGGAGTAGTTTATCTGCCTGTTGCCGTTAATAAACCAGCACCTCTAGTTGTAATTGCTCCTGGATTAAATACAGATTGGCAGAACTTTACTTATATCGCCGAGCATTTGGCTTCTTATGGTTCTGGAGTAGCTGCGGTTAACTTTCTAGGTACTAATGCCAGACGGGTAAATGCCGTATTAAATGGTTTAGATACGCCACCCTCTGGCAATCAGTGGGTGGAGCAACCAAAAGTCATTACTCGGTTGTTAGATGAGATAGAGTACAAGTCCGAGCGCGATCCCATCTGGCAGGGAAAACTAAATCTGCAAAAAGTGGGTGTTATCGGTCAATCTTTAGGGGGTTATACGGCATTAGCAAGCGCGGGAGCTAAGGTAGACTGGCACCATCTCCAACAGGAATGTCAGGCAATAAAAAATCCAGATCGGATCGAATTAAACCCTTCACTGTTCTGGCAATGTCAGAGTATTACGGCTGCTCCACCCGATACCAATTTAAAAGATAACCGAATAGTCGCCGCGATCGCCGTTAATCCCGTAACTAATCCAGTCTTTAGTCTACAGGGAATGAGTCAACTAAAATCTCCACTAATAATAATTACGGGAGACAAAGATCTGTTTGCTCCTGCTTTAGACGAGCAGATCGAGCCTTTTACCTGGTTGCCAGAGAAAGATAAGTACTTAGCTCTGGTAAAAAATAGTACCCATTTTTCTTTTATCGGCGAGGAAGATTTTTCAGATTTGTCGCCCTCACAAATAATTGGTTCTAAACTAGCGATCGCTCGCAACTATCTTAAAGTTCTCAGCGTGGCTTACTTTCAAACTTATTTATCGGAGCGAGAGGAATTTGCGCCATATTTGACTGGGGGTTATCTCAGAAGCATCAGCAAATCCGCGTTACCAATCAGTTTGCTTCGTTCTCTAGATGCCACTAAATTAAAACAGCTAGTTGAAGATTGGCATTGTCGCCACCTAACCAAGTGTTAG
- the dmeF gene encoding CDF family Co(II)/Ni(II) efflux transporter DmeF: MHFHTLEEWQHSHDFSGDRKSAEDSTKTVMWLTAVTMVAEIVAGIWFGSMALLADGWHMATHVAAFGITIFAYRYARKHAQDPAYTYGTGKVSVLGGFASAVALAVIALVMGIESVVRLFEPQTIKFNEAIAVAALGLAVNLISAWLLQDHHHHSHHGESHEHHHHDHNLRAAYLHVLTDALTSVLAIIALIAGKFLGWVWLDAVMGLVGMAVIAKWSYGLVKDTSSILLDGSPDKQIKLDIITAIEAEQDTRIADLHIWYLGQNSLAATISLVTHYPQSPQYYKELLSYIPSLVHTTVEVNKCHGEPCGD, translated from the coding sequence ATGCACTTTCATACGCTCGAAGAATGGCAGCATTCACATGACTTTTCAGGCGATCGCAAAAGTGCGGAAGATAGCACCAAAACCGTTATGTGGCTGACGGCAGTAACAATGGTTGCGGAAATTGTAGCGGGAATTTGGTTCGGTTCGATGGCGTTGCTGGCTGATGGTTGGCACATGGCAACTCACGTTGCTGCTTTTGGCATTACAATTTTTGCCTATCGCTATGCCAGAAAACACGCTCAAGATCCTGCCTACACTTATGGTACTGGTAAGGTTAGCGTTTTGGGAGGCTTTGCTAGTGCTGTAGCTTTGGCGGTAATTGCTCTGGTTATGGGAATAGAGTCGGTAGTGCGTTTATTCGAGCCTCAAACGATTAAATTTAATGAAGCGATCGCTGTAGCCGCACTAGGTTTGGCAGTTAATTTAATTAGTGCTTGGTTATTGCAAGACCACCATCACCATTCACATCATGGAGAGTCTCACGAACATCACCATCACGACCATAATTTACGTGCTGCATATCTTCATGTATTGACCGATGCACTCACTTCAGTCTTGGCAATTATTGCTTTAATTGCTGGTAAATTTTTAGGTTGGGTTTGGCTGGATGCGGTAATGGGATTAGTAGGTATGGCAGTAATTGCTAAATGGTCTTATGGTTTAGTTAAAGACACCAGTTCGATCTTGCTCGATGGTTCGCCTGATAAGCAAATTAAGCTAGATATAATTACCGCTATCGAAGCAGAACAAGATACGCGCATTGCAGACTTACATATTTGGTATCTCGGACAAAATTCTTTGGCTGCAACCATATCTCTAGTCACGCATTATCCCCAGTCGCCTCAATACTATAAGGAACTACTCAGCTATATTCCATCGCTGGTTCATACGACTGTTGAAGTAAATAAATGTCACGGTGAACCCTGTGGAGATTAG
- a CDS encoding protein phosphatase 2C domain-containing protein codes for MPNQILAFSLPKISESAKSNQDRFARSLDGSLIALSDGAGSSLYPKQWAKLLVEAFCHAENPIDRVSSSYHEWLKPIQEQWRQYYLAKITNPNRQWWQAGSASKRCGFATFLGLSLSNPDGSASGKWQAVAVGDSCLFKLEPDSDKLLSFPLENSEEFKSTTKCWSSLPDDSSFPPQFLEGYCQQGDIFLLATDALSQWLLANFASQSSEWKQIFELQRQEDFVRVIQQLRQKRSLKNDDTTAILIKILDEVSILPIP; via the coding sequence ATGCCCAATCAAATTTTGGCTTTTTCTTTGCCCAAAATCTCTGAATCCGCAAAAAGCAATCAAGATAGATTCGCTCGCAGCCTCGATGGCAGTTTAATCGCGCTGTCAGATGGGGCTGGTTCTTCTCTATATCCCAAGCAGTGGGCTAAACTACTTGTCGAAGCTTTTTGTCATGCCGAAAATCCGATAGACAGGGTTAGTAGTTCATATCATGAATGGTTAAAACCCATCCAGGAACAATGGCGGCAATATTATCTGGCTAAAATTACCAATCCCAATCGTCAGTGGTGGCAAGCTGGTTCTGCGAGTAAACGGTGTGGTTTTGCTACGTTTTTGGGTTTGAGTTTATCGAATCCCGACGGTTCGGCATCGGGAAAATGGCAAGCAGTAGCGGTAGGGGATAGCTGCTTATTTAAGTTAGAACCAGATAGCGATAAGCTTTTATCTTTTCCTCTGGAAAATTCCGAGGAGTTTAAAAGTACAACCAAATGTTGGTCGAGTCTTCCTGACGATAGTTCATTTCCCCCTCAATTCCTAGAAGGTTACTGCCAACAAGGAGATATCTTTTTATTAGCGACAGATGCTCTATCACAGTGGCTCTTAGCTAATTTTGCCAGTCAATCTTCAGAATGGAAGCAGATATTCGAGCTACAACGGCAAGAAGATTTTGTCCGAGTTATTCAACAACTCAGGCAAAAAAGATCCCTTAAAAATGATGATACGACCGCAATTTTAATTAAAATTCTCGACGAAGTTTCAATTTTACCAATACCATAA
- a CDS encoding substrate-binding domain-containing protein produces MNKKNSNNKTIVSLGIILVSLGLTYAPLPGVKQNIIVVSGTELQEPLQELETKFEQNNSNIDLQLKFQGSQDIVNNYIDRKNDFTPTILIPANEQTLEELETRWQAQNNSEAFYSQPQAIARTILVAVAWQERSKFIFPDGKFSWSNLERALQQRSWSKIADKNNWGSFDLVITNPTRSNSGQLALNLWLQSKARNSKMASSSQGLSVTKNATVDSFDSESLFSLIKSSIYQLPRSTDILLQEFISRGANDGDIAMVYESIALYRWSQAKISQGQPYQIYYPNPSVETVATAAIAKNIDRNTAKAANKFIKFIKQPEQQEVFVKYGFRSIIPNLNLASVPKSPWQQNIPGAMLNPSVTLQQPPDSQKTAEIQRLWSRVR; encoded by the coding sequence ATGAATAAAAAAAATAGCAATAATAAAACAATTGTTTCTTTAGGAATTATTTTAGTTTCATTAGGTTTGACCTATGCACCCCTTCCAGGTGTCAAACAAAACATTATTGTAGTAAGTGGAACTGAATTGCAAGAACCCCTGCAAGAGCTTGAAACTAAATTCGAGCAAAATAACTCAAACATCGATTTACAACTAAAATTTCAAGGTTCTCAAGATATTGTTAATAACTATATCGATCGAAAAAATGATTTTACCCCCACGATCTTAATTCCTGCTAACGAACAAACTTTAGAAGAATTAGAGACTCGCTGGCAAGCTCAGAATAACAGTGAAGCTTTTTACAGCCAACCTCAAGCGATCGCCAGAACTATCTTAGTTGCAGTTGCCTGGCAAGAAAGAAGTAAATTTATTTTTCCCGATGGTAAATTTTCTTGGTCGAATCTCGAACGAGCTTTGCAGCAAAGAAGTTGGTCGAAAATTGCCGATAAAAACAATTGGGGCAGTTTCGATCTGGTTATTACCAATCCAACTCGTTCTAACAGTGGTCAATTAGCTTTAAATTTATGGCTGCAATCTAAGGCAAGAAACTCGAAGATGGCTTCGAGTTCCCAAGGCCTTAGCGTTACTAAAAACGCTACTGTCGATAGTTTCGATAGCGAATCTTTGTTTTCTTTAATTAAAAGCTCTATCTATCAGCTTCCCCGTTCGACTGATATCTTGTTACAGGAATTTATTTCTCGCGGTGCTAATGATGGAGATATAGCTATGGTTTATGAAAGCATTGCTCTGTACCGTTGGTCGCAAGCCAAAATCTCACAGGGACAACCATACCAAATCTACTATCCCAATCCATCTGTCGAAACTGTAGCTACTGCTGCTATTGCCAAAAATATAGATCGAAACACCGCTAAAGCAGCTAATAAATTTATCAAATTTATCAAACAACCAGAGCAGCAAGAAGTTTTTGTTAAATATGGGTTTCGTTCGATAATTCCCAACCTCAATTTAGCTTCAGTTCCCAAAAGTCCCTGGCAGCAAAATATTCCTGGGGCAATGTTAAATCCTTCAGTAACATTACAACAGCCTCCCGATTCTCAAAAAACTGCTGAAATTCAACGTTTATGGAGTAGAGTTCGTTAG